Proteins co-encoded in one Halorussus vallis genomic window:
- a CDS encoding DEAD/DEAH box helicase family protein, producing MSEVTLTYEEGTVRVEDDRSEASTLPHTEADARSKTRRAPGFRYAALRDYLRERGVPFADRVLDAPDLPEISSDYELRTYQREALEAWEDADRRGVLELPTGSGKTVIGIEAIETLRTATLVVVPTIDLLEQWRRELESEFDVPVGQLGGGEQRVEALTVSTYDSAYLRADELGDRFGLAVFDEVHHLGGEGYRDIARLLAAPARLGLTATFERPDDAHEVVAELVGPKVHAISPDELAGEHLAPYDIKRLEVELTDEERERYEAENEVFTDYLVQSNIQMRSGSDYQELVKRSGSDPRAREALLAKQRARAIMMNSDAKVEVLEEILDRHRDDRVIVFTAHNDLVYQLSERFLLPAITHQTGAAERREILERFREGDYSRVVTSNVLDEGVDVPDANVAVVLSGSGSEREFTQRLGRILRPKDPAQTESDGEDAEDAENTENTENTESRAATRSSLGDSALLYEVVSAETAEERVADRRR from the coding sequence GTGTCCGAGGTCACGCTCACCTACGAGGAAGGGACGGTTCGAGTCGAGGACGACCGGTCCGAGGCGTCGACCCTCCCCCACACCGAGGCCGACGCCCGCTCGAAGACCCGGCGAGCACCCGGATTCCGCTACGCCGCCCTACGTGATTACCTCCGGGAGCGCGGCGTCCCCTTCGCCGACCGCGTGCTCGACGCACCGGACCTCCCCGAGATATCGTCGGACTACGAACTCCGGACGTACCAGCGCGAGGCCCTCGAAGCGTGGGAGGACGCCGACAGGCGAGGCGTCTTGGAACTCCCGACCGGGAGCGGCAAGACCGTCATCGGCATCGAGGCCATCGAGACGCTACGGACCGCCACGCTCGTCGTCGTGCCCACCATCGACCTGCTAGAGCAGTGGCGCCGCGAACTCGAATCGGAGTTCGACGTCCCGGTCGGCCAACTGGGCGGGGGCGAACAGCGCGTCGAGGCGCTGACCGTCTCGACGTACGACTCGGCGTACCTCCGGGCCGACGAACTCGGCGACCGCTTCGGCCTCGCCGTCTTCGACGAGGTCCACCACCTCGGCGGCGAGGGCTACCGCGACATCGCCCGCCTGCTGGCCGCGCCCGCCCGCCTGGGCCTGACCGCGACGTTCGAGCGCCCCGACGACGCCCACGAGGTGGTCGCCGAACTCGTCGGCCCGAAGGTCCACGCCATCTCGCCCGACGAACTCGCGGGCGAGCACCTCGCGCCCTACGATATCAAGCGCCTCGAAGTCGAACTCACCGACGAGGAGCGCGAGCGCTACGAGGCCGAGAACGAGGTGTTCACCGACTACCTGGTCCAGTCGAACATCCAGATGCGGAGCGGGAGCGACTATCAGGAATTGGTCAAGCGGTCGGGGTCTGACCCGCGGGCCCGAGAGGCCCTGCTCGCCAAACAGCGCGCTCGTGCGATCATGATGAATAGCGACGCGAAGGTCGAGGTCCTCGAAGAGATTCTAGACCGCCACCGCGACGACAGGGTCATCGTCTTCACGGCCCACAACGACCTCGTCTACCAGCTCTCGGAGCGATTCCTGTTGCCGGCCATCACCCACCAGACCGGCGCGGCCGAGCGTCGGGAGATTCTGGAGCGGTTCCGCGAGGGCGACTACTCGCGGGTCGTGACCTCGAACGTGCTGGACGAGGGCGTCGACGTCCCCGACGCGAACGTCGCGGTGGTGCTGTCGGGCAGCGGGAGCGAGCGCGAGTTCACCCAGCGACTCGGTCGCATCCTCCGACCGAAGGACCCCGCCCAGACAGAATCCGACGGCGAGGACGCCGAGGATGCCGAGAACACCGAGAACACCGAGAACACCGAGAGTCGTGCGGCGACCCGGTCGTCGCTCGGCGACAGCGCGCTGCTGTACGAGGTCGTGAGCGCCGAGACGGCCGAGGAGCGCGTCGCGGACCGCAGGCGGTAG
- a CDS encoding luciferase domain-containing protein — MGERDQRQTARLVDRIIEEVAAWPHVNTNEHRFEGREFTLGPREVGHVHRWGIVDVPFTRRLRDQLISEGKTGEHHVVPESGWTTGYITDEDDVESAIWLLRLSYLYHVKTLKRTPAGAEEFQDVDVDAELDELGVSDEVRAAFERERPQE, encoded by the coding sequence ATGGGAGAACGAGACCAGCGCCAGACGGCGAGGCTCGTAGACCGAATCATCGAGGAGGTGGCGGCGTGGCCCCACGTCAACACCAACGAACACCGCTTCGAGGGCCGGGAGTTCACCCTCGGCCCGCGCGAGGTCGGTCACGTCCACCGCTGGGGCATCGTGGACGTTCCCTTCACCAGGCGACTCCGCGACCAGCTCATCTCGGAGGGCAAGACCGGCGAGCACCACGTCGTACCCGAGTCGGGGTGGACGACCGGCTACATCACCGACGAGGACGACGTCGAATCGGCCATCTGGCTGCTCCGACTCTCGTACCTCTACCACGTCAAGACGCTCAAGCGGACGCCCGCGGGCGCCGAGGAGTTCCAGGACGTCGACGTGGACGCCGAGTTGGACGAACTCGGCGTCAGCGACGAGGTCCGGGCGGCGTTCGAGCGCGAACGGCCGCAGGAGTGA
- a CDS encoding nucleotide exchange factor GrpE → MTDEEATGQVREDADDTEAEADTQADEEAVDDSLGPKSTSLIAKVAIENDSLADDLESHLADLEAEADETAEVRERADELESKLKRKQADFQNYKKRAKKRQEQMQARATEDLVENLLDVRDNLVRAVEDDHENVESLQEGVEMTLKELDRVFADEDVDEIAPEPGADTDPQRHEVMMKVESDQPEGTVADVYQPGYEMGEKVLRAAKVTVSDGSGDE, encoded by the coding sequence ATGACCGACGAGGAAGCCACCGGGCAGGTGCGAGAGGACGCCGACGACACCGAAGCCGAGGCGGACACCCAGGCCGACGAAGAGGCCGTGGACGACTCCCTGGGACCGAAGAGCACTTCGCTCATCGCCAAGGTCGCCATCGAGAACGACTCGCTGGCCGACGACCTCGAGTCTCACCTCGCCGACCTCGAAGCCGAGGCCGACGAGACGGCCGAGGTCCGCGAGCGCGCCGACGAACTTGAGTCGAAACTCAAGCGCAAGCAGGCCGACTTCCAGAACTACAAGAAGCGCGCGAAGAAGCGCCAGGAGCAGATGCAGGCGCGGGCGACCGAGGACCTCGTGGAGAACCTGCTCGACGTGCGCGACAACCTCGTGCGTGCGGTCGAGGACGACCACGAGAACGTCGAGAGCCTCCAGGAGGGCGTCGAGATGACCCTGAAGGAACTCGACCGGGTGTTCGCCGACGAGGACGTCGACGAGATCGCCCCCGAACCCGGCGCTGACACCGACCCCCAGCGCCACGAGGTGATGATGAAAGTCGAGAGCGACCAGCCGGAAGGCACGGTCGCGGACGTCTATCAGCCTGGCTACGAGATGGGCGAGAAGGTGCTCCGGGCCGCGAAGGTCACCGTCAGCGACGGGTCGGGCGACGAGTAG